The proteins below come from a single Nitrosarchaeum sp. genomic window:
- a CDS encoding aspartate kinase — protein sequence MTKLVVAKFGGSAIGIDGISIPLIIDRINDLKKDSKIIAVFSAPLTIQNGKKRSLTDVILEQGRNVESGKKANLDVIKSCYEKIMKFVNSENKEDCQKSIDLFLKKAETALDEALLKKEFANEVRSRSLAFSGEILISHVMNHILRSNGIKSNAVSYDDWPIITDHNIESTNFLASKSRENLGKTAELVDENEVVAIGGFIGKTPEGVVTTYERGGSDRTAADLGILFHKKYETRIDFEKDSSVVSADPKIVENGLTEVDELSYNEARLAGMFGMKILDPIAIKEIVENGVDMPIIVTNMKEPSKTTTIKRVPDSKNGHPIKIVTGKENCAIFKIETNAAQKLLVSLEKDKRYSEYIILSPFTKDGVEFSRILFLDADYVKRNEKYFLGFDPLASITYNRGVITLIGDEMWRVQQVASRTSAKIGEVGLNILNMDAQEETSRIIIVIEDSKDSIRKAINVIHQEISKINFI from the coding sequence ATGACAAAGTTAGTCGTAGCCAAATTTGGTGGTAGTGCTATTGGCATTGATGGCATTTCAATACCACTAATTATAGACAGAATTAATGATTTAAAAAAAGATTCTAAAATTATTGCCGTATTTTCAGCACCACTTACAATTCAAAATGGAAAAAAACGCTCACTTACAGATGTAATCTTAGAGCAGGGAAGAAATGTTGAAAGTGGTAAAAAAGCAAATTTGGATGTCATAAAATCATGTTATGAAAAAATCATGAAATTTGTAAATTCTGAAAATAAAGAAGATTGTCAAAAAAGCATAGATTTGTTCCTAAAAAAAGCTGAAACGGCATTAGATGAAGCATTATTAAAAAAAGAATTTGCAAATGAGGTACGTTCACGATCATTGGCATTTTCAGGAGAAATTCTAATTTCACATGTAATGAATCATATTCTAAGAAGTAATGGAATAAAATCAAACGCAGTAAGTTATGATGACTGGCCAATAATAACGGATCATAATATAGAATCAACAAATTTTCTTGCATCTAAATCAAGAGAAAATCTTGGAAAAACAGCTGAACTAGTAGATGAAAACGAGGTAGTTGCAATTGGAGGCTTTATAGGAAAAACTCCAGAGGGAGTAGTTACTACGTATGAACGAGGAGGTTCCGATAGAACTGCAGCTGATCTTGGAATACTATTTCATAAAAAATATGAAACCAGAATAGATTTTGAAAAAGACAGTTCTGTAGTGTCTGCAGATCCAAAAATTGTTGAAAATGGATTGACGGAAGTAGATGAATTATCATACAATGAAGCAAGACTAGCAGGAATGTTTGGAATGAAAATTTTGGATCCTATTGCAATCAAAGAGATCGTAGAAAACGGAGTAGATATGCCAATTATTGTTACAAATATGAAAGAACCATCAAAAACTACTACAATTAAACGAGTTCCAGATAGTAAAAACGGTCATCCAATCAAGATTGTAACGGGAAAAGAAAATTGTGCAATTTTTAAAATTGAAACAAATGCAGCACAGAAATTACTAGTATCATTAGAAAAAGACAAACGCTATAGCGAATACATAATTTTATCACCATTTACTAAAGATGGTGTTGAATTTTCAAGAATATTATTTTTAGATGCAGATTACGTTAAAAGAAATGAAAAATATTTCCTTGGATTTGATCCACTTGCATCAATTACATACAACCGAGGGGTAATAACACTAATCGGAGATGAGATGTGGAGAGTACAACAAGTAGCATCACGAACTAGTGCAAAGATTGGTGAAGTAGGATTAAACATTTTGAATATGGATGCACAAGAAGAGACTTCAAGAATAATTATTGTGATTGAAGATTCTAAAGATAGTATCAGAAAAGCTATAAACGTGATTCATCAAGAAATATCAAAGATTAATTTTATTTAA
- a CDS encoding glycosyltransferase, with protein MIDLDFFSSPIGLGHVTRDIAIANNFQNISTKFITGSSATKILKNLNFEVEDVYIPPSFIIENGKLKNSTRWLWNYYQYYKRCKKISEEIIQKDKPRLIVSDEDFASLTVAQNKKIPTVLITDIIQTNFVNGITSFIEKRMNRSMQKIMKNCDTVIIPENGTDEGNIRRVGPIVRQTSFSRDELRKKFSFDKKTIVISVGGTDAGIYLIEKTIESISKIKNDIDVVIVLGPSLNKKFGETVRNLGFVDNLHEIIFAADVIVSLAGKSTIDESKVYGTPGIFIPIKGHFEQEDNAKEEGFVFEDIYKIDKLIIEKLEQRRNPVQTSGAINAYNIIKKLMQS; from the coding sequence ATGATAGATTTAGATTTTTTTTCTAGTCCAATAGGATTAGGCCATGTTACAAGAGACATAGCAATTGCAAATAATTTTCAAAACATTTCTACTAAATTTATCACAGGAAGTAGTGCTACAAAAATTCTAAAAAATTTAAATTTTGAAGTTGAAGATGTGTATATTCCTCCATCATTTATTATAGAAAACGGAAAGCTAAAAAATTCAACTAGATGGCTTTGGAATTATTATCAATACTATAAAAGATGTAAAAAAATTTCTGAAGAGATCATACAAAAAGATAAACCAAGATTAATTGTAAGTGATGAAGACTTTGCTTCACTTACTGTGGCTCAAAATAAAAAAATACCGACTGTCTTGATTACGGATATCATACAAACTAATTTTGTAAATGGCATAACATCATTTATTGAAAAAAGGATGAATAGATCTATGCAGAAAATTATGAAAAATTGCGATACTGTGATTATTCCTGAAAATGGGACTGATGAGGGAAATATCAGAAGAGTTGGACCAATTGTAAGACAAACAAGTTTTTCTAGAGACGAACTTCGGAAAAAGTTTTCATTTGATAAAAAAACTATAGTGATTTCAGTAGGAGGAACAGATGCCGGCATATATCTAATTGAAAAAACAATAGAATCAATTTCAAAAATAAAAAACGATATTGATGTAGTAATAGTTTTAGGTCCATCTTTGAATAAAAAATTTGGAGAAACTGTAAGAAATTTGGGATTTGTAGATAACCTCCATGAGATAATTTTTGCAGCAGACGTGATAGTATCGCTTGCAGGAAAATCAACTATAGATGAATCAAAAGTGTATGGTACGCCTGGGATTTTTATTCCAATAAAGGGGCATTTTGAACAAGAAGATAACGCAAAAGAAGAAGGGTTTGTTTTTGAGGATATTTACAAAATCGACAAATTAATCATTGAAAAACTAGAGCAGAGGAGAAATCCAGTACAGACTAGTGGAGCAATTAATGCATACAACATAATCAAAAAATTGATGCAATCTTGA
- a CDS encoding AsnC family transcriptional regulator, with amino-acid sequence MPFQPDDMDIAIIESLIKDGRKSFRQISREIKVSTPTVQARYERLVNVGLIKSISPIIDLGMLEDKTEKYFENIKTRSTKKHDVKITKNMILKMTCDLCKGPILDKPHVLKIANFERFFCCTSCRSLYKEKYKGRIKTLNQET; translated from the coding sequence GTGCCATTTCAGCCAGACGATATGGATATTGCAATAATTGAATCACTGATAAAAGACGGAAGAAAATCATTTAGACAGATATCAAGAGAGATCAAAGTAAGTACACCTACTGTTCAAGCAAGATATGAGAGATTGGTAAATGTCGGATTGATAAAATCCATATCGCCAATAATTGATCTTGGAATGCTTGAAGACAAGACTGAAAAATATTTTGAAAACATAAAGACAAGATCAACAAAAAAACATGATGTAAAAATAACAAAAAATATGATTTTAAAAATGACATGTGATTTGTGTAAGGGTCCAATTTTGGACAAACCGCATGTTCTTAAAATTGCAAATTTTGAGAGATTCTTTTGTTGTACATCTTGTAGATCTTTGTACAAAGAAAAATACAAAGGAAGAATAAAAACATTGAATCAAGAAACATGA
- a CDS encoding cytochrome c biogenesis protein CcdA, whose product MSHQITIKKSLVLTLFILFSLIFVGGVFAATNEIAIGAGNELSYPSWLMIAYLAGLSMIILPCTLPLVFIIVPLSMGKGAKKGLGMAILFGIGLTITIAFYGFGIGVLGQTADLDRISVFMFLIAGIAAFLFGLSQLKLFELKLPTYSGTPNFIQKRGDYSKSFFMGLLLGNAGVGCPNPMFYWLLIYIAGTGNMEIGASLGAVHGVGRAIPLILLSVLAVIGVNATKGITANKITIEKLTGWMLIVLGAFLIINGIPGGHEWYESTFVHIAWNNFVSTLSLPPEFHISQHTHHYDIQMPQEFAPVLFSALLIFPIIWYFTRKKEMIT is encoded by the coding sequence ATGTCACATCAAATCACAATAAAAAAATCTCTTGTTCTTACTTTGTTTATCTTATTTTCTCTAATTTTTGTTGGCGGCGTATTTGCAGCTACAAATGAAATTGCAATTGGTGCTGGAAATGAATTATCTTATCCTTCATGGCTAATGATTGCTTATCTAGCTGGTCTATCCATGATAATTTTACCTTGTACACTTCCGCTAGTATTCATTATTGTCCCTCTTAGTATGGGTAAAGGTGCAAAAAAAGGACTTGGTATGGCCATATTATTTGGTATAGGTCTTACGATAACAATTGCATTTTATGGATTTGGAATTGGTGTACTTGGTCAAACGGCTGATTTGGATCGTATTTCAGTTTTTATGTTTTTGATTGCAGGTATTGCAGCATTTCTTTTTGGTTTGTCACAGCTAAAGTTATTTGAATTAAAACTACCTACGTACTCTGGTACTCCCAACTTTATTCAAAAACGAGGAGATTATTCAAAATCATTTTTCATGGGATTGTTATTAGGAAATGCAGGTGTTGGTTGTCCAAATCCTATGTTTTATTGGTTATTAATTTACATCGCAGGAACTGGTAATATGGAGATAGGTGCAAGTCTAGGCGCAGTACATGGAGTAGGAAGAGCAATCCCTTTAATTCTTTTATCTGTCTTGGCAGTCATTGGCGTAAATGCTACAAAAGGAATTACTGCAAACAAAATAACAATTGAAAAACTTACTGGATGGATGTTGATAGTGCTTGGAGCATTTTTAATAATTAATGGTATACCTGGTGGTCATGAATGGTATGAATCTACATTTGTACACATTGCATGGAATAATTTTGTTTCAACATTATCTCTTCCTCCAGAATTTCATATTAGCCAGCATACTCATCACTATGATATTCAAATGCCACAAGAATTTGCTCCTGTTTTATTTAGTGCACTGCTTATATTTCCAATCATATGGTATTTTACTCGAAAAAAGGAAATGATAACATGA
- a CDS encoding YHS domain-containing protein: MKDPVCGMDVGEKGDLLEHEGKQYRFCCASCKWAFEQNPKQFIKS; this comes from the coding sequence ATGAAAGATCCTGTTTGTGGAATGGATGTTGGAGAAAAAGGTGATTTGTTAGAACATGAAGGAAAACAATATCGATTTTGTTGTGCTAGTTGTAAATGGGCTTTTGAGCAGAATCCTAAACAATTCATAAAATCATGA
- a CDS encoding thioredoxin family protein, whose product MTVLVLTTPGCSNCNVLEKMLDKLGIKYDLIDVTEKPEYLEKYPIFMAPGLVINGKLEFTGIPKKEDLEKKFS is encoded by the coding sequence ATGACTGTGCTGGTTCTCACCACTCCTGGATGCTCTAATTGTAATGTGCTTGAAAAAATGTTAGATAAACTAGGCATAAAATATGATCTTATTGATGTAACTGAAAAACCGGAATATTTGGAAAAATACCCTATATTTATGGCACCTGGTTTAGTGATTAATGGAAAACTCGAGTTTACTGGTATTCCCAAAAAAGAAGATTTGGAAAAAAAATTCTCTTAG
- a CDS encoding high frequency lysogenization protein HflD, with amino-acid sequence MLEEIFGQIGNFTPAIIAGLGLTLGIQHAFEADHITAVSTQLTNSNTNQSKKQLFKISLTKSSLLGAIWGAGHTTTLILVGLIVYGFTLTINKEIFSGFEFLVGLMLILLAITRISNKNILKIKHRHPHTHNDGSIHFDEHNHHDNNHSHNHKSYLIGMIHGLAGSGTLIVMTSGMILSLPSALTFIGIFGLGSVIGMSLIGGLLGIPFGLSNNTRAKTIMKYLTCSLSFVLGLSIVYQIGIIENLFRF; translated from the coding sequence TTGTTAGAAGAAATATTTGGTCAGATTGGTAACTTTACTCCGGCTATTATTGCTGGACTTGGATTAACATTAGGAATACAACATGCATTTGAAGCAGATCACATTACTGCTGTTTCTACTCAACTGACAAATTCTAATACGAATCAATCAAAAAAACAACTTTTCAAAATAAGTCTAACAAAATCATCACTACTTGGAGCAATCTGGGGAGCAGGACATACTACTACTTTGATACTAGTTGGTTTGATAGTTTATGGTTTTACACTTACAATAAACAAAGAAATTTTTTCTGGTTTTGAATTTTTAGTTGGATTGATGTTAATTTTATTAGCAATTACAAGAATATCAAATAAAAATATTCTAAAAATTAAACATAGACATCCACATACACATAATGACGGTTCAATTCATTTTGATGAACACAATCATCATGATAATAATCACTCTCATAATCATAAATCATATTTAATCGGAATGATTCACGGTCTTGCTGGAAGTGGAACGCTTATTGTTATGACCTCAGGCATGATTCTTAGTCTTCCTTCAGCATTAACATTCATTGGAATATTTGGATTGGGCTCTGTTATTGGAATGTCTCTAATCGGAGGATTACTTGGTATTCCATTTGGTTTATCAAATAATACTAGAGCAAAAACAATAATGAAGTACTTGACATGTTCTCTTAGCTTTGTTTTAGGCTTGTCTATTGTTTATCAAATAGGCATTATAGAAAATTTATTTCGATTTTAA
- a CDS encoding radical SAM protein yields the protein MMLNYDAPLYRPPSEARSLIFQVTLGCSFNECSFCDMYRSKQYSEKPWDEVKMEIDLMAKQLPDTRKIFLADGDALNLDSEYIVKIVKYLYEKFSNLERISCYAMPMNILKKTPEELKKMHEAGLDMLYLGIESGSDIVLKKVTKGAIAKTIIKSVNKAKDAGYIMSCMIILGLGGKTYSKEHIKGTAEVISACSPNYVGALTLYLENGIKQEFLEKFGEPFIRITDDESLEELYDLISQIETKEEIIFRANHGSNAYTIKGTFPQDKQAMLDKINWMKQHPEIMRPEGLRGF from the coding sequence ATGATGTTAAACTATGATGCACCTTTGTACAGACCTCCCTCTGAGGCAAGATCATTAATTTTTCAAGTAACTCTAGGATGCTCCTTTAATGAATGCTCTTTTTGTGATATGTACAGATCAAAACAATATTCAGAAAAACCATGGGATGAAGTGAAAATGGAAATTGATCTGATGGCAAAACAACTACCAGATACTAGAAAAATATTTTTGGCAGACGGAGATGCTCTAAATCTTGATTCAGAATACATTGTTAAAATTGTAAAATATCTTTATGAAAAATTTTCTAATCTAGAAAGAATTTCATGCTATGCAATGCCAATGAACATCTTAAAGAAAACTCCGGAGGAGTTAAAGAAAATGCATGAAGCTGGATTAGATATGTTGTATTTGGGAATTGAAAGTGGTTCTGACATTGTTTTAAAAAAAGTAACAAAAGGAGCTATTGCAAAAACAATTATCAAATCGGTTAACAAAGCAAAAGATGCTGGTTACATAATGTCATGTATGATAATTTTAGGATTGGGTGGAAAAACGTATTCAAAAGAACACATTAAAGGAACAGCAGAAGTAATCAGTGCTTGTTCTCCTAATTATGTAGGAGCATTAACTCTCTATTTAGAAAATGGAATTAAACAAGAATTTTTGGAAAAATTTGGAGAGCCATTTATTCGAATTACTGATGATGAGTCCCTTGAAGAGTTATATGATTTAATCAGTCAGATAGAAACTAAGGAAGAAATAATTTTTAGAGCAAACCATGGTTCAAACGCATATACAATTAAGGGCACATTTCCACAAGACAAACAGGCTATGTTAGATAAAATAAATTGGATGAAGCAGCATCCAGAAATTATGCGCCCAGAAGGACTGCGTGGCTTTTAA
- a CDS encoding winged helix-turn-helix domain-containing protein, producing MANDPESKRLMWFIFTGSRGGLTRLRIISLLKKTPLNTNQLSKELGFDYKAIQHHIKILEKNNMITKVGEKYNVMYFISTFLETNMETFEEIEGKLDKSK from the coding sequence ATGGCAAACGATCCAGAATCAAAGAGACTAATGTGGTTTATTTTTACAGGCTCAAGGGGTGGACTAACTCGTCTACGCATCATATCTCTGCTTAAAAAAACCCCACTTAACACAAATCAATTATCCAAGGAATTGGGCTTTGATTATAAGGCTATTCAACATCATATCAAAATTCTTGAAAAAAATAACATGATTACAAAAGTTGGAGAAAAATACAATGTTATGTATTTTATATCTACATTTTTAGAAACCAATATGGAGACATTTGAAGAAATTGAAGGAAAACTGGATAAAAGTAAATAA
- a CDS encoding reverse transcriptase-like protein, with the protein MGISVYVDGSGGPDGGFGYFVKETGDSFYEKKPEITNNQAEYMAIIAALKNFVNSTEEITIFSDSKNTISQLNHEFAINNEKLRELAREAWTLIGKFSKITLLWVPRKENLAGKMLGS; encoded by the coding sequence ATGGGAATTAGTGTTTATGTTGATGGATCAGGCGGTCCTGATGGGGGATTTGGTTATTTTGTAAAAGAGACAGGTGATTCTTTTTATGAAAAAAAACCTGAAATAACTAATAATCAGGCTGAATACATGGCAATAATTGCAGCACTGAAAAATTTTGTAAATTCTACTGAAGAAATTACTATTTTTAGCGATTCAAAAAATACAATTTCTCAACTAAATCATGAATTTGCAATAAATAATGAAAAATTACGAGAACTTGCACGTGAGGCATGGACTCTAATAGGAAAATTTTCTAAAATTACTCTTTTATGGGTTCCAAGAAAAGAAAATTTAGCAGGAAAGATGTTAGGAAGCTAA
- a CDS encoding 4-hydroxybutyrate--CoA ligase, whose product MTESVFLSPKSIAIIGASDKRGSVGATITSNIMNGFKGIVYPVSPSRPTVFYKTAYKSVMDIPKPVDLAVIVINNLLVADVLEECGKKKVKGVIIITAGFKEVDEEGAKREQKLKDIAKKYKIQIIGPNCLGVMNLDPKTMMNSTFLKVTPKSGKIALVSQSGAICAALVEDASAQGIGFSAVVSMGNKAAMSEVDILKMLANHNQTKVIVMYLEDMGDGQEFLKVCKNITKKLKKPVLVLKSGRSPEGAKAAMSHTGALMGSDEIYDALLKQSGAIRVDTMEELFDYATAFSKQPLPSKGELVIVSNAGGPAIISTDACSRLGIKMANIESIRPKINAVIPPWGSSRNPVDIVGDADFNRFSNVLDRVLAHPNVGSVISMCTPSGTLNYDKLAQVIVSMSKKHKKTMLASLMGLDEGITNREILAAGDVPYYTYAEGAIRTLAAMLKFANWIKTPEGKIPKFKVDKLKAKKIFDKVKKEKRPNLLEEEGQEVLKAYGLPLPKSALAKTEADAIKIAKQIGYPVVMKIASPQIIHKSDAGGVKVNLTNDLEIKEAFKTIIANAKKYNKKAEIKGVLIVEMVKGGKELIIGSKLEPGFGPVIMLGMGGIYVEVLKDVTFKLAPVTDKESDDMIASIKTQKLLQGVRGEKPSDIAKLSECIQRLSQLVTDFKEIKELDMNPVLVMEKGKGCKILDVRIGL is encoded by the coding sequence GTGACCGAATCTGTTTTTCTCTCACCAAAATCAATAGCAATCATTGGTGCATCTGATAAACGAGGTAGTGTTGGAGCTACAATCACTTCAAATATTATGAATGGATTCAAAGGCATTGTTTATCCTGTTAGTCCTTCAAGACCAACCGTGTTTTATAAAACAGCCTACAAGAGTGTAATGGATATTCCTAAACCCGTTGATCTTGCAGTAATTGTCATCAACAATCTTTTGGTTGCAGATGTGTTGGAGGAATGTGGTAAGAAAAAAGTTAAAGGTGTCATCATCATCACTGCTGGTTTTAAAGAAGTTGATGAAGAAGGTGCAAAAAGAGAACAAAAGCTAAAAGATATTGCTAAAAAATACAAAATACAAATCATTGGACCAAACTGTCTTGGTGTCATGAATCTTGATCCAAAGACAATGATGAATTCTACTTTCCTTAAGGTAACACCAAAGTCAGGTAAAATTGCACTAGTATCGCAAAGCGGTGCAATATGTGCTGCACTTGTCGAAGATGCTAGTGCACAGGGAATTGGTTTTTCTGCAGTAGTTAGTATGGGAAACAAAGCTGCAATGAGCGAAGTTGACATTCTTAAGATGTTAGCTAACCACAATCAAACCAAAGTTATTGTAATGTATTTAGAAGATATGGGAGATGGTCAGGAATTTCTCAAAGTTTGTAAAAACATTACTAAAAAACTCAAAAAACCTGTTCTTGTTTTAAAATCTGGACGCAGTCCTGAAGGTGCAAAGGCTGCAATGTCTCATACTGGAGCTTTGATGGGCTCCGATGAAATCTATGACGCATTACTAAAACAATCAGGTGCTATTCGTGTTGATACAATGGAAGAACTGTTTGATTATGCAACAGCTTTTTCAAAACAACCACTTCCTTCTAAAGGAGAACTTGTAATTGTATCAAATGCAGGAGGACCTGCAATTATCTCAACTGATGCATGTTCTCGATTGGGAATTAAAATGGCCAATATTGAAAGTATTCGTCCAAAGATTAATGCAGTAATTCCTCCCTGGGGAAGCTCACGTAATCCTGTAGATATTGTAGGTGATGCTGATTTTAATAGATTTAGTAATGTGTTGGACCGTGTTTTAGCACATCCTAATGTTGGCTCTGTAATTTCAATGTGTACTCCATCTGGAACTTTGAACTATGATAAATTAGCGCAAGTAATTGTTTCAATGTCAAAAAAACACAAAAAGACAATGCTTGCAAGTTTGATGGGGCTAGATGAAGGAATTACTAATAGAGAAATTCTAGCTGCAGGTGATGTTCCATATTATACATATGCAGAAGGAGCAATTAGAACACTAGCTGCAATGCTAAAATTCGCAAATTGGATTAAAACACCTGAAGGAAAAATTCCTAAATTCAAAGTTGACAAATTAAAAGCAAAGAAAATTTTTGATAAAGTAAAAAAAGAGAAACGACCTAATCTATTAGAAGAAGAAGGACAAGAAGTTCTCAAAGCATATGGATTACCTTTACCAAAAAGTGCACTTGCAAAAACAGAAGCAGATGCAATAAAGATTGCAAAGCAAATAGGTTATCCTGTAGTGATGAAAATTGCATCACCACAAATTATTCACAAATCAGATGCTGGTGGTGTTAAAGTAAATCTCACAAATGATTTAGAAATTAAAGAAGCGTTTAAGACAATTATTGCAAATGCCAAAAAATATAATAAAAAAGCAGAGATAAAGGGAGTTCTTATCGTAGAGATGGTAAAAGGAGGTAAGGAATTGATTATTGGTTCTAAATTAGAACCTGGATTTGGTCCTGTTATCATGCTTGGAATGGGTGGTATCTATGTCGAAGTACTAAAAGATGTTACATTCAAACTTGCACCAGTTACAGATAAGGAATCAGACGACATGATAGCATCTATTAAAACTCAAAAACTATTACAGGGTGTACGAGGAGAAAAACCATCTGACATTGCAAAACTATCTGAATGCATTCAAAGGTTATCTCAATTAGTTACTGATTTTAAGGAAATAAAGGAGCTTGACATGAATCCAGTTCTTGTAATGGAAAAAGGCAAAGGCTGTAAAATTCTTGATGTTAGAATTGGTCTTTAA
- a CDS encoding 4-hydroxyphenylacetate 3-hydroxylase N-terminal domain-containing protein, whose amino-acid sequence MANVLKTIRTGNDYIESLRGRDLKVYLFGELVKEPVDHPMIRPSINAVAETYDLAVREEALASAHSSLTGLTVNRFLHIAESAQDLVLQNKMQRKLGQNTGTCFQRCVGMDALNSLHSTTFEIDEKHKTNYHKRFLEFVKMVQKENLVIGGAMTDPKGDRSKGPAEQDDPDLFTRIVDRDEKGIYVSGAKAHQTGCINSHWIILMPTVRLTENDKDWAVVGAIPADAKGVTYIYGRQSCDTRSMEEGDIDDGNAKFGGQEALMILDRVFIPWDKVFMHGEYEFASMLIERFTCYHRRSYVCKTGLGDVLIGAAAAIADYNGVPNVSHIKDKIIEMTHLNETIFAAGIASSHQGHKMKSGVYLNEDVLAQVCKHNVTRFPYEISRLAQDIAGGLVVTLPSEKDFRHPVAGPLLKKYLKGRKGADVENRMRILRLIENMTLGRNAVGYLTESMHGAGSPQAQRIQIQRQMQIGYKKNLAKNLAGITNDIEEPNEPSDYFNRIFKTKDSIL is encoded by the coding sequence ATGGCTAATGTCCTAAAGACAATTAGAACTGGTAATGATTACATTGAAAGTCTTAGAGGTCGTGATCTCAAAGTTTACCTGTTTGGAGAATTAGTTAAAGAACCAGTAGATCATCCAATGATCAGACCATCAATTAACGCCGTTGCAGAGACATATGATTTGGCTGTACGTGAAGAAGCACTTGCTTCTGCACATTCATCTCTTACTGGATTAACTGTTAATCGATTTTTACATATTGCAGAGAGTGCACAAGATTTAGTTTTACAAAACAAAATGCAAAGAAAACTAGGACAAAACACTGGAACATGTTTTCAGAGGTGTGTTGGAATGGATGCATTGAATTCTTTACATTCAACTACATTTGAAATTGATGAGAAACACAAGACAAACTATCATAAACGATTTTTAGAATTTGTTAAGATGGTTCAAAAAGAAAATCTTGTAATTGGTGGTGCCATGACTGATCCAAAAGGAGATCGAAGTAAGGGACCGGCAGAACAGGATGATCCTGACTTGTTTACTAGAATAGTTGACCGAGATGAAAAAGGAATCTATGTCTCCGGTGCTAAAGCACATCAAACAGGCTGTATCAATTCTCATTGGATAATTCTCATGCCTACAGTAAGATTAACTGAAAATGACAAAGATTGGGCAGTTGTTGGTGCAATCCCAGCTGATGCAAAGGGTGTGACTTACATCTATGGAAGACAATCATGTGACACAAGAAGTATGGAAGAAGGTGATATTGATGATGGTAACGCAAAGTTTGGTGGACAAGAAGCATTGATGATTTTAGACAGAGTATTCATTCCATGGGATAAAGTATTCATGCATGGTGAGTATGAATTTGCATCAATGTTAATTGAACGTTTTACTTGTTATCATAGACGTAGTTATGTTTGCAAGACAGGATTAGGTGATGTTCTAATTGGTGCAGCAGCTGCAATAGCTGATTACAATGGAGTTCCAAACGTATCTCATATCAAAGACAAGATTATTGAGATGACTCATCTTAATGAAACAATTTTTGCTGCTGGAATTGCATCATCACATCAAGGTCACAAAATGAAATCAGGTGTATATCTAAACGAAGATGTATTGGCACAGGTTTGTAAACACAATGTAACCCGTTTTCCATATGAAATTAGTAGACTTGCACAAGATATTGCTGGTGGTCTAGTTGTAACCTTGCCGTCAGAGAAAGACTTCAGACATCCTGTTGCAGGTCCATTACTCAAAAAATATCTTAAAGGTCGAAAAGGAGCAGATGTTGAAAATAGAATGAGAATTCTTAGACTAATTGAAAACATGACATTGGGACGAAATGCTGTTGGTTATCTTACAGAATCAATGCATGGAGCAGGTTCTCCACAAGCTCAGAGAATACAAATTCAGAGACAGATGCAAATTGGATATAAAAAGAATCTTGCAAAAAACCTTGCAGGAATAACAAACGATATTGAAGAACCAAACGAGCCATCTGATTATTTTAATCGTATTTTCAAGACTAAAGATTCAATTCTCTAG